Proteins co-encoded in one Bacteroidales bacterium genomic window:
- a CDS encoding ribonuclease HII, with amino-acid sequence MLKLFFKRNIMEAGCDEAGRGALAGPVFAAAVILPRKYKNNILNDSKLLSEKQRNELRIEIENIALAWAVARVDNTIIDKINILKASVKAMHMALDKLTMTPKLILVDGNYFDDYKNIPHNCIIKGDGKYMSIAAASVLAKTHRDEFMIKIHKEFPIYNWEQNKGYPTREHKNAINLHGITPYHRRTYNLNEQLRIIF; translated from the coding sequence ATGTTAAAGCTTTTTTTTAAAAGAAATATTATGGAAGCCGGCTGTGATGAAGCCGGGCGTGGGGCGCTGGCAGGTCCAGTATTTGCTGCCGCAGTTATACTTCCCCGAAAATACAAAAACAACATCCTGAACGACTCAAAATTGTTAAGCGAAAAACAACGCAATGAACTGCGCATCGAAATCGAGAATATTGCCCTGGCATGGGCTGTCGCGAGAGTTGACAATACAATCATTGACAAAATAAACATTTTAAAAGCATCAGTAAAAGCGATGCACATGGCACTGGATAAACTCACAATGACCCCTAAATTGATACTCGTTGACGGTAATTATTTTGATGATTACAAAAACATCCCGCATAATTGTATTATTAAAGGTGATGGCAAATACATGTCAATAGCTGCGGCTTCGGTGCTGGCAAAAACTCATCGGGATGAATTTATGATAAAAATTCACAAAGAGTTTCCGATTTACAATTGGGAACAAAACAAAGGTTACCCCACAAGAGAACATAAGAATGCTATTAACCTGCACGGTATTACACCTTACCACCGCAGAACATACAACCTGAATGAACAATTACGAATTATTTTTTAA